One window of Pseudomonas sp. FP198 genomic DNA carries:
- a CDS encoding oligogalacturonate-specific porin KdgM family protein, with product MKKILTALSIASLFTSVVVQADTGYINVRHQYAEKTRMHADRAKFGIRLDNGVGLEGELKYKTAGDREDVAFDNTVGSGHEFTVNYQHKIDDRWTLTPSFAMESDEESTTYKMGLRLGYKITKELSIAGRYRYDASKLDRDKVDHDVPDNGQDDQTIHRYDVYINYANQGPWAYEYQLTYFDADYIRYNGGTDDYEQNAVVKYKWDKRWAPFFEVGDIKVNSVDSDRQLRLRVGIQYNFF from the coding sequence TACTCACCGCTTTGTCGATCGCTTCATTGTTCACTTCGGTGGTCGTTCAGGCCGATACCGGTTACATCAACGTTCGCCATCAATACGCCGAAAAGACCCGCATGCATGCCGACCGCGCCAAGTTCGGCATCAGGCTGGATAACGGTGTGGGCCTGGAAGGCGAACTCAAATACAAGACCGCCGGGGATCGGGAAGACGTCGCCTTCGACAACACTGTCGGCAGCGGCCATGAGTTCACGGTCAACTACCAGCACAAGATCGACGACCGCTGGACGCTGACGCCTTCGTTCGCCATGGAAAGCGACGAGGAGTCCACCACCTACAAGATGGGCTTGCGCCTGGGCTACAAGATCACCAAGGAACTGAGCATCGCCGGGCGTTACCGTTATGACGCCAGCAAACTGGACCGCGACAAGGTGGATCACGACGTGCCGGACAATGGCCAGGACGACCAGACGATCCATCGCTACGACGTCTATATCAACTATGCGAACCAGGGGCCGTGGGCCTATGAATACCAACTGACTTACTTCGATGCCGATTACATTCGCTACAACGGCGGTACGGACGACTATGAGCAGAATGCCGTGGTCAAGTACAAGTGGGATAAGCGTTGGGCACCGTTCTTTGAGGTCGGTGACATCAAGGTCAATTCGGTGGACAGTGATCGGCAGTTGCGCTTGCGGGTGGGCATTCAATACAACTTTTTCTGA
- a CDS encoding FadR/GntR family transcriptional regulator, giving the protein MTDQALSPLNKPRRLAETLVDRFAQRMRDGILKCGEKLPTEVHIMEAEGVSRSVVREALSRLQAAGLVETRHGVGTFVLDMPAPEGFTLGPATIATLSDVLNLLEFRLSLEVQAAGMAAERATPQALAELAQALEALLQGPEKSGTTINADFQFHLKIAKAAGNYYLIDIMKHLGTKLIPRTRMNSAYSGQSDRSAYLQGINAEHQQIFDAIASRNADAARAAMYLHLSNSRMRLCETQQRQAFYNE; this is encoded by the coding sequence ATGACGGACCAAGCGTTATCTCCATTGAACAAGCCGCGCCGCCTGGCCGAAACACTGGTCGACCGTTTTGCCCAGCGCATGCGCGACGGCATCCTGAAATGCGGCGAAAAGCTCCCCACCGAAGTGCACATCATGGAAGCCGAGGGTGTCAGCCGTTCGGTGGTGCGCGAGGCGCTGTCGCGCCTGCAGGCGGCGGGGTTGGTCGAGACCCGCCATGGCGTCGGTACGTTTGTCCTGGATATGCCGGCGCCGGAGGGGTTCACCCTCGGGCCGGCGACGATTGCGACGTTGTCGGACGTACTCAATTTGCTGGAGTTTCGCCTGAGCCTGGAAGTGCAGGCCGCCGGCATGGCCGCCGAACGCGCCACGCCCCAAGCCCTGGCCGAACTGGCCCAGGCGCTGGAGGCGTTGCTGCAAGGGCCGGAAAAATCCGGCACCACGATCAACGCCGACTTCCAGTTCCATCTGAAAATCGCCAAGGCGGCCGGCAATTACTACCTGATCGACATCATGAAGCACCTGGGTACAAAGCTGATCCCGCGTACGCGGATGAACTCCGCCTACTCCGGGCAAAGTGATCGCAGCGCCTACCTGCAGGGGATCAACGCCGAACACCAGCAGATTTTCGATGCTATCGCCAGCCGCAATGCCGACGCGGCGCGGGCGGCCATGTACCTGCACTTGAGCAACAGCCGCATGCGCCTGTGTGAAACCCAACAACGCCAGGCGTTCTACAACGAATAA
- the aceE gene encoding pyruvate dehydrogenase (acetyl-transferring), homodimeric type, which produces MAQQSMFLDEDPQETREWLESIESVASVEGRSRAHYLIDQMLDFDANRHGDFYGRVTTPYVNTIPADRQQPYPGDLAVERRINAYIRWNALAMVLRAGKHSNVGGHIASYASAAVLYDVGFEHFFRGRTEQFAGDMVYIQGHSSPGIYARAYLEGRLSEEQLDNFRRETDRDGVSSYPHPRLMPDFWQFPTVSMGLGPITAAYQARFMRYLEDRGLKEHQGRKVWAFLGDGEMDQPESLAAISLAGREKLDNIIFVVNCNLQRLDGPVRGNSKVIQEFESLYRAAGWNVIKVIWGSGWDALLEKDKSGLLRQRMMECVDGDYQNYKSQNGAYVREHFFGKYPELLELVSDLSDDDIWKLSRGGHDPEKVHNAYAAAMRHTGGPTVILAKTVKGFGMGEAGEGQNINHQLKKMGDDAVKAFRDRFGLELSDDQLGDMPYLKPGADSVEALYLQARRSQLGGYIPARFNAVAPLQVPPLSSLDTQLKGTGERAISTTMAFVRILGTLLKDPNIGKLIVPIVPDESRTFGMESLFRQIGIHSHVGQLYTPQDAGQLSYYKEARDGQIMQEGLNESGGISSWIAASTSYSTHGVMTVPFYIFYSMFGFQRVGDLAWAAGDARARGFLLGATSGRTTLMGEGLQHDDGHSHVLSSTIPCCVSYDPTYAYELAVIIQDGMRRMYAENEDIFYYITVLNENYAHPAMPEGVEQGILKGMYRLSAPEKPVEGKHVQLMGCGSILQEVVAAAQLLEQDFGVSSEVWSVTSLTELRRDGQEAERWNLLHPEHAPRIGYVESCLQDKQGPVVVATDYMKIFADQIRPFVSNRRFVALGTDGFGQSDTRESLRRFFEVDRHFIALAALKALADDGRIPREKVAEAIRLYGIDPQKQNPAKV; this is translated from the coding sequence ATGGCACAACAATCCATGTTTCTCGACGAGGATCCACAAGAGACTCGCGAATGGCTCGAATCCATTGAATCGGTGGCGAGTGTCGAAGGGCGCTCTCGTGCCCACTACCTGATCGATCAGATGCTTGATTTCGACGCCAACCGCCACGGTGATTTCTACGGGCGCGTGACGACGCCCTACGTCAATACCATCCCGGCCGACCGCCAGCAGCCCTACCCCGGCGACCTGGCCGTGGAGCGCCGGATCAATGCCTATATCCGCTGGAACGCGCTGGCCATGGTGCTGCGCGCCGGCAAACATTCGAACGTCGGCGGGCACATCGCGTCCTACGCGTCGGCGGCGGTTTTGTATGACGTCGGCTTCGAGCATTTTTTCCGTGGTCGCACCGAGCAGTTCGCCGGTGACATGGTGTACATCCAGGGCCACTCGTCACCAGGCATCTATGCACGCGCCTATCTGGAAGGACGCCTGAGCGAAGAACAGTTGGACAACTTTCGCCGCGAGACCGACCGCGATGGCGTTTCGTCCTATCCGCATCCACGGCTGATGCCTGACTTCTGGCAATTCCCGACGGTGTCGATGGGGCTGGGCCCTATCACGGCCGCGTATCAGGCCCGGTTCATGCGCTACCTGGAAGATCGCGGCCTGAAGGAACACCAGGGCCGCAAGGTCTGGGCGTTTCTCGGTGACGGTGAAATGGACCAGCCGGAATCCCTGGCGGCGATTTCCCTGGCGGGCCGGGAGAAGCTCGACAACATCATCTTTGTCGTCAACTGCAACCTGCAACGCCTGGACGGCCCGGTGCGTGGCAACAGCAAGGTGATCCAGGAATTCGAAAGCCTGTACCGGGCGGCCGGCTGGAATGTGATCAAGGTGATCTGGGGCAGCGGCTGGGATGCCCTGCTCGAGAAGGACAAGAGCGGCCTGCTGCGCCAGCGGATGATGGAGTGCGTGGACGGCGATTATCAGAACTATAAATCCCAGAACGGCGCCTATGTACGCGAGCACTTCTTCGGCAAGTATCCAGAGCTGCTGGAGCTGGTCAGCGACCTGAGCGACGACGATATCTGGAAGCTGTCTCGCGGCGGCCACGACCCGGAAAAAGTCCACAACGCCTATGCCGCCGCCATGCGCCACACCGGCGGGCCAACCGTGATCCTGGCCAAGACCGTGAAGGGTTTCGGCATGGGCGAAGCCGGTGAAGGCCAGAACATCAACCACCAGCTCAAGAAAATGGGCGACGATGCGGTCAAGGCGTTCCGTGATCGGTTCGGCCTGGAACTCAGCGATGACCAGCTGGGCGACATGCCTTACCTCAAGCCGGGCGCGGACAGCGTCGAGGCGCTGTACCTGCAAGCCAGGCGCAGCCAGTTGGGCGGCTATATCCCGGCCCGTTTTAATGCCGTGGCGCCGTTGCAGGTCCCGCCTTTGTCGTCGCTGGATACCCAACTCAAAGGCACTGGCGAACGGGCGATCTCCACCACCATGGCGTTCGTGCGCATCCTCGGCACGCTGCTCAAGGATCCGAACATCGGCAAGCTGATCGTGCCCATTGTCCCGGACGAATCACGGACCTTCGGCATGGAAAGCCTGTTCCGCCAGATCGGTATCCATTCCCATGTAGGCCAGCTGTATACGCCGCAAGACGCCGGCCAGTTGAGCTATTACAAGGAAGCCCGGGACGGCCAGATCATGCAGGAGGGGCTGAACGAGTCCGGCGGGATTTCTTCATGGATCGCCGCGAGTACGTCCTACAGCACCCACGGCGTGATGACGGTGCCCTTCTACATCTTTTATTCGATGTTCGGCTTCCAGCGCGTCGGCGACCTCGCCTGGGCCGCCGGTGACGCCCGGGCTCGCGGCTTCCTGCTCGGCGCCACCTCCGGCAGGACCACGCTGATGGGCGAAGGCCTGCAACATGACGACGGCCACAGCCATGTGCTGTCCTCGACCATCCCCTGCTGCGTGTCCTACGACCCGACCTACGCCTATGAATTGGCCGTGATCATCCAGGACGGCATGCGACGGATGTATGCCGAAAACGAAGACATCTTCTATTACATCACCGTACTCAACGAAAACTACGCCCACCCTGCAATGCCCGAAGGTGTCGAGCAAGGCATTCTCAAGGGCATGTACCGGCTCTCGGCGCCTGAAAAGCCTGTCGAAGGCAAGCATGTCCAACTGATGGGCTGCGGTTCGATTCTTCAGGAAGTGGTCGCGGCGGCGCAGTTGCTAGAGCAGGATTTCGGCGTCAGCAGCGAAGTCTGGAGCGTAACCAGCCTGACCGAACTGCGTCGCGACGGCCAGGAAGCCGAACGCTGGAACCTGCTGCATCCCGAGCACGCGCCGCGTATCGGTTATGTGGAAAGTTGCCTGCAGGACAAACAGGGGCCGGTGGTGGTCGCGACTGACTACATGAAGATATTCGCCGACCAGATCCGCCCGTTCGTATCCAATCGACGCTTCGTGGCCCTCGGCACCGACGGTTTCGGCCAATCGGATACCCGGGAGTCACTGCGCAGGTTTTTCGAAGTGGATCGTCACTTCATCGCACTGGCGGCGTTGAAGGCCTTGGCCGATGACGGGAGAATTCCCCGGGAAAAAGTAGCGGAGGCAATCAGGCTCTACGGTATCGATCCGCAAAAGCAGAACCCTGCGAAGGTTTGA
- a CDS encoding MarR family winged helix-turn-helix transcriptional regulator: MSSSEPDTWFRFVRAHRCLIREIERRLAAAGLPAYAWYDALWGLESGPDGARRMSELADVMAIERYNLTRLVDRLEAEGLVTRSRASDDGRGAYAAITESGKVLRKKMWKIYEGAVDELFLAQFDDDQQRVFSEALERAATAARSSGRGK; the protein is encoded by the coding sequence ATGTCATCCAGCGAGCCGGATACCTGGTTCAGATTCGTCAGGGCCCACCGTTGCCTGATCCGCGAAATCGAGCGTCGGCTGGCGGCCGCCGGGCTGCCGGCCTACGCCTGGTACGACGCGTTATGGGGCCTGGAAAGCGGCCCCGACGGCGCCCGGCGGATGAGCGAACTGGCCGACGTCATGGCCATCGAGCGCTACAACCTCACCCGCCTGGTGGACCGCCTGGAGGCGGAAGGCCTGGTCACCCGCAGCCGCGCCAGCGATGACGGCCGAGGGGCGTACGCCGCCATCACCGAGAGCGGGAAAGTGCTGCGCAAGAAAATGTGGAAAATCTACGAAGGGGCGGTGGACGAATTGTTCCTGGCGCAGTTCGACGACGACCAGCAGCGAGTCTTCAGCGAAGCGCTGGAGCGTGCGGCCACAGCGGCGCGCAGCAGTGGTCGAGGGAAATAG
- a CDS encoding pyruvate dehydrogenase, which produces MIGFSSFSKTPETRLAAQACIDKIRTLSALHMDGFSSPLYTMIDIANRLERDPGTARHVWVIRANKQPQVEHCHTRISAWPLRLSPDARASEKPLLYLTSSATSAELCALSNESANRGILCNDIETLPSRWPKGAHPWLPLWLAANPQCLPFDPASGAEAHAIALAALESLYVEGNDGFYYMALHDEPNDFLGPVGNISASQALKGMYKLTEIETEVGAPRVRLLGAGLALQSVANAAQMLAEHWGVASELWSCPSYTRLARDADTARRWNRLHPEKPKRSSHLLDCLGKTGSPVVAVTGYAQHVADQIGAHLTSRFVALGADSTGVSAQAVDKHWIVVLALQALAQEGVIEQACVKQAMSRYLLQ; this is translated from the coding sequence ATGATCGGCTTTTCCAGCTTCAGTAAAACACCAGAGACCCGCCTGGCCGCTCAGGCCTGTATCGATAAGATCCGAACGCTTTCAGCGCTGCACATGGATGGTTTCTCCTCGCCGCTCTACACCATGATCGATATCGCCAATCGCCTCGAAAGGGACCCTGGAACAGCCAGGCATGTCTGGGTGATCCGCGCCAACAAGCAACCCCAGGTCGAGCACTGTCACACCCGCATCAGCGCCTGGCCCCTGCGCCTGAGCCCCGACGCCCGTGCCAGTGAAAAACCGTTGCTCTACCTGACCAGCTCGGCGACATCGGCCGAACTTTGCGCGCTGTCGAACGAGTCCGCGAACCGGGGAATCTTGTGTAACGACATCGAGACCCTGCCCTCGCGATGGCCCAAGGGGGCTCACCCGTGGTTACCGCTCTGGCTGGCGGCCAACCCACAATGCCTGCCATTCGATCCGGCCAGCGGTGCCGAAGCGCACGCCATTGCCCTGGCCGCTTTGGAGAGCCTTTACGTGGAGGGCAACGACGGTTTTTATTACATGGCGCTTCACGACGAGCCCAACGATTTCCTCGGCCCTGTTGGCAACATCAGTGCAAGCCAGGCGCTCAAGGGGATGTACAAGCTCACCGAGATCGAGACGGAGGTCGGGGCGCCCCGGGTTCGCTTGCTGGGTGCCGGGCTGGCATTGCAGTCGGTGGCGAACGCGGCGCAAATGCTGGCTGAACACTGGGGAGTGGCAAGTGAGTTGTGGAGTTGCCCCAGCTACACCCGCCTGGCCCGTGATGCGGACACCGCACGACGCTGGAATCGACTGCATCCCGAGAAGCCGAAGCGCTCGTCGCATTTGCTCGATTGCCTGGGCAAAACGGGCAGCCCGGTCGTCGCGGTGACGGGTTACGCCCAACACGTTGCCGATCAGATTGGCGCGCACCTCACGTCACGGTTCGTGGCACTCGGCGCCGATTCGACCGGAGTCTCCGCGCAAGCCGTGGATAAACACTGGATCGTGGTGTTGGCCTTGCAGGCGCTGGCTCAGGAGGGCGTCATCGAACAGGCCTGCGTCAAGCAAGCGATGAGTCGGTACCTGCTGCAATGA
- a CDS encoding glutathione S-transferase family protein, which produces MNAASPITLYTADTPNGQKISIFLKEAGIDYQLVKLNLAEGRQHSAEFLAINPNGKIPAIVDHQAGVSVFESAAILGYLSQKYACLLPDTAADQLAVQQWLFFQVGAIGPMLGQLWWFLHGSTTHNEEAIARYRKEALRLYGVVDKQLAERSYLACNQYSIADIAAFPWLRTSEELELDITPFPHVLRWLKMIESRPAVQAGLAESRETPAS; this is translated from the coding sequence ATGAACGCGGCTTCCCCCATCACGCTGTATACGGCTGATACACCCAATGGGCAGAAAATCAGTATTTTCCTGAAAGAGGCGGGCATCGATTACCAATTGGTGAAGCTCAACCTGGCTGAAGGACGGCAGCATTCAGCGGAGTTCCTCGCCATAAACCCCAACGGGAAAATACCCGCCATCGTCGATCACCAAGCTGGGGTTTCGGTTTTCGAATCCGCCGCCATCCTGGGTTATCTGTCGCAGAAGTACGCTTGCCTGCTGCCTGATACAGCTGCCGACCAGCTTGCAGTCCAGCAGTGGCTGTTCTTCCAGGTAGGGGCCATCGGCCCTATGCTCGGCCAGCTCTGGTGGTTCTTGCACGGCAGCACCACGCATAACGAGGAAGCGATCGCGCGTTATCGCAAAGAAGCCTTGCGTCTGTATGGCGTGGTGGACAAGCAATTGGCCGAGCGCAGCTACCTGGCGTGCAACCAGTATTCCATTGCCGATATCGCGGCGTTCCCCTGGCTGCGAACTTCTGAAGAACTGGAACTGGATATCACGCCGTTCCCTCACGTGCTGCGCTGGCTCAAAATGATCGAGTCCCGCCCTGCCGTGCAAGCCGGGCTGGCAGAGTCTCGAGAAACACCTGCAAGTTGA
- a CDS encoding LuxR family transcriptional regulator, which produces MSSQAVKGRRVINTGSELDERLKSTFEKCLRPLDGCHYAYFVMYKGREVKPRIFSNYPKRWLDVYKAENYHLVDPVIKHGLKCIAPFFWHEALESKATDQGQAVFASSEKYQISDGFTFNLHDANGLFAALSISNTERRKDFEQTMMRRAAEIQMTLIQFQHRLTDCFSLSELFPELTEAGLSDRELGVLKWVVMGKAYSEIAAIHAISVRTVKFHMANIVDKLSVCNAKQAVYKAVSLGLV; this is translated from the coding sequence ATGAGCAGTCAAGCTGTAAAAGGCCGGCGAGTCATAAATACCGGGTCTGAATTGGATGAAAGACTCAAGAGTACATTTGAGAAATGCCTGCGTCCGTTGGACGGCTGCCATTATGCTTACTTTGTCATGTACAAGGGGCGAGAGGTAAAACCGAGGATTTTCTCCAACTACCCCAAACGCTGGCTCGATGTGTACAAGGCCGAGAATTATCATCTTGTCGACCCGGTCATCAAGCACGGTTTGAAGTGCATAGCACCTTTCTTCTGGCATGAAGCGCTTGAGTCCAAGGCGACTGATCAAGGCCAGGCGGTATTTGCATCCTCGGAAAAATATCAGATATCCGACGGCTTCACGTTCAACTTGCATGATGCCAATGGCCTGTTCGCTGCACTGAGCATCAGCAACACCGAGCGGCGTAAGGATTTTGAGCAAACCATGATGCGCAGGGCGGCCGAGATCCAGATGACGCTCATTCAGTTTCAACACAGGTTGACTGATTGTTTTTCCTTGAGCGAGCTGTTTCCCGAGTTGACTGAGGCCGGTCTGTCGGACAGGGAACTTGGCGTATTGAAATGGGTGGTCATGGGCAAGGCCTACAGCGAAATCGCCGCCATTCATGCCATTTCCGTGCGCACCGTGAAATTCCATATGGCCAACATTGTCGACAAGCTTAGCGTTTGCAACGCCAAGCAAGCCGTCTACAAAGCGGTCAGCCTGGGGTTGGTCTGA
- a CDS encoding acyl-homoserine-lactone synthase yields the protein MDKVSFHAINYSDASEDLLADLYGLRKEVFSDRLDWRVTTHLGREIDEYDTVCATYLVGFYAGRPLSSLRLINTLNPYMVEGPFRNFFNCELPKDQAIAESSRFFVDKTRSRAMGLSQVPLTEMLLLAMHDHAARQNLDSIITVVSHAMSRIVQRAGWHYEVLDTGEASPGEKVLLLRMPVRPENDWSLRQTIEARQRRGVSAAEKPPLTCQIQTNPRLTAL from the coding sequence ATGGACAAGGTCAGCTTTCACGCCATCAACTACTCAGACGCCTCGGAAGACTTACTGGCTGACCTGTATGGCTTGAGGAAGGAAGTTTTTTCCGATCGACTTGACTGGCGCGTCACCACTCACCTGGGCAGGGAGATTGATGAGTATGACACTGTCTGCGCAACTTACCTGGTAGGTTTTTATGCGGGCCGCCCCCTGAGTAGTTTGCGCCTGATCAATACGTTGAATCCTTATATGGTCGAAGGTCCATTCCGAAACTTCTTCAACTGCGAACTTCCTAAAGACCAGGCGATCGCCGAGTCCAGTCGTTTTTTTGTTGATAAGACCCGCTCCCGAGCCATGGGACTGAGTCAGGTGCCGCTGACCGAGATGCTGCTTCTGGCCATGCACGACCATGCTGCTCGGCAGAACCTGGATTCGATCATAACGGTGGTCAGCCACGCCATGTCGCGCATCGTCCAAAGAGCGGGTTGGCACTACGAGGTGTTGGATACCGGCGAAGCTTCCCCCGGCGAAAAGGTTCTGCTGCTCAGAATGCCGGTGCGCCCCGAGAACGACTGGAGCCTCAGGCAAACGATAGAGGCAAGGCAGCGTCGTGGCGTATCCGCTGCCGAAAAACCGCCGTTGACCTGCCAGATTCAGACCAACCCCAGGCTGACCGCTTTGTAG
- a CDS encoding pyridoxal phosphate-dependent aminotransferase has product MSVMTRLDDKEDITQHEISALKTRFNLADAHTHQDQSVTQQEIVNRLPELWYRAQGQSQYQSEQEFIQAFFTFHGQEHALKRHDEIYLVYAASIAMHITATYLRKRNMSVGLIEPCFDNLHDLLKHMEVPLTPLDEALLQSSTDVYAKLQSAAANVDAIFLVDPNNPTGTSMFAEGADTFVEVARYCKDHGKLLILDFCFAAFIKAAGGSRVDAYAILDDIGTQYIIMEDTGKTWPLQDTKCATIMSSQAINADIYSIVTSVLLNVSPFILNVVTQYIRDSSDDDFESVRSVLDVNRAAARRHLQGSFLNYLTPKIETSVAWFEILRDGVTADDLQAYLMAYEVYVLPGKYFYWSQPQAGQKYIRLALARKPEEFEQAVETIARALENYHG; this is encoded by the coding sequence ATGAGTGTCATGACCCGTCTGGATGATAAAGAAGATATCACCCAACATGAAATTTCTGCCTTGAAGACCCGCTTCAATCTGGCTGACGCCCACACCCATCAGGACCAAAGTGTCACCCAACAAGAGATCGTCAATCGGCTTCCCGAACTCTGGTATCGCGCTCAAGGCCAAAGCCAGTACCAGAGCGAGCAGGAATTCATCCAGGCGTTCTTTACCTTTCATGGCCAGGAGCACGCGCTCAAGCGCCATGATGAAATCTATCTGGTTTACGCAGCCTCGATCGCGATGCACATCACCGCGACCTACCTGCGCAAACGCAACATGAGTGTCGGCTTGATCGAACCATGCTTCGACAACCTGCATGACCTGCTCAAACACATGGAAGTGCCGTTGACGCCGCTGGACGAAGCCCTTTTGCAATCGTCAACCGATGTCTATGCGAAGCTTCAATCGGCGGCCGCAAATGTCGATGCGATTTTCCTGGTCGACCCCAACAACCCGACCGGTACCAGCATGTTCGCCGAGGGCGCCGACACCTTTGTCGAAGTGGCGCGCTATTGCAAGGACCACGGCAAGCTGCTCATCCTGGACTTCTGCTTCGCGGCGTTTATCAAGGCGGCCGGGGGCAGTCGCGTTGATGCCTATGCCATCCTCGATGACATCGGTACCCAGTACATCATCATGGAAGACACCGGGAAAACCTGGCCGCTACAGGACACCAAATGCGCCACGATCATGTCCAGCCAGGCCATCAACGCTGACATCTACAGCATCGTGACCAGCGTATTGTTGAACGTGTCGCCCTTCATCCTGAATGTCGTGACTCAATACATTCGCGATAGCAGTGATGATGATTTCGAATCGGTGCGCTCGGTACTTGACGTTAACCGCGCTGCCGCCCGACGCCATCTGCAGGGCAGCTTCCTGAATTACCTGACGCCCAAGATCGAAACCAGTGTCGCCTGGTTCGAGATCCTGCGTGACGGTGTTACTGCCGATGATCTGCAGGCCTACCTGATGGCGTACGAAGTCTACGTCCTGCCGGGCAAGTACTTTTATTGGAGCCAGCCGCAGGCGGGGCAGAAATATATCCGCCTGGCACTGGCACGCAAACCCGAGGAGTTCGAACAGGCGGTCGAAACCATCGCACGCGCTTTGGAGAACTATCATGGCTGA
- a CDS encoding DUF6190 family protein yields the protein MAEASMAVIDATVFMGMHHSDPEIRARSLGFFGAFYSRQVQMSFGQIGICDAIIWKKSRHLQDVYYPFMDVLHTDMDIQRQGYCNKVLKRACLEPDWAHLSVEKKLLVAHVVEHQQPFFTHDESLREVGLLKPFLKTFPPSVSQSAFPEKLQRLYEQSMEMTIGQEDFQHVG from the coding sequence ATGGCTGAAGCTTCCATGGCGGTTATCGACGCTACTGTTTTCATGGGCATGCACCATAGCGACCCTGAGATTCGGGCCAGGTCGCTGGGTTTTTTCGGCGCGTTTTATTCGCGTCAGGTGCAGATGAGTTTCGGTCAGATTGGTATCTGTGATGCCATTATCTGGAAAAAAAGCCGGCACTTGCAGGACGTCTATTACCCCTTCATGGATGTCCTCCATACAGACATGGATATCCAGCGTCAGGGCTATTGCAACAAGGTTCTGAAACGCGCCTGCCTGGAGCCTGACTGGGCGCACCTGAGCGTGGAAAAAAAGTTATTGGTGGCTCATGTCGTTGAGCACCAACAACCTTTTTTCACCCATGACGAGTCGCTGCGCGAGGTGGGTTTACTCAAGCCATTCCTGAAGACGTTTCCGCCCTCGGTTTCGCAATCCGCATTTCCTGAAAAACTTCAGCGCTTGTACGAGCAGTCCATGGAAATGACCATCGGCCAGGAGGACTTCCAGCATGTCGGCTAA
- a CDS encoding dihydrodipicolinate synthase family protein produces the protein MSAKHIYVPLITPLDEHSHVCEASVRKLLHSSRPFVDGYIPCLTSGEGWRLGKRDWQRMLELTLAHAQDKTVIAGIERATTAEVIEYARLAQTHGAQAVMFTSPFASGTSQQDMIDHYRAVHDATSLDIFIYNESALSGNEKSFDTLLAIAQLPRVIGIKDSPSQPRVQSEIERLRNEGLDYFIGWEMLLARELESDGNVVSLANLEPALCRLAISARQTMVGGLVATLNEQFELAADDWYAHVKKELKARGVISTDRVFAEQEVMA, from the coding sequence ATGTCGGCTAAGCACATCTATGTACCGTTGATTACGCCCCTTGATGAGCATTCGCATGTCTGCGAAGCCAGCGTGCGCAAGTTGCTGCATAGTTCGCGGCCGTTTGTCGATGGCTACATCCCGTGCCTGACATCCGGTGAAGGTTGGCGGCTTGGGAAGCGCGACTGGCAGCGCATGCTGGAGCTGACGCTGGCGCACGCGCAAGATAAAACCGTCATCGCCGGCATTGAACGGGCGACCACCGCCGAAGTCATCGAATATGCGCGGTTGGCGCAAACCCATGGGGCCCAGGCGGTCATGTTTACTTCGCCTTTCGCTTCAGGCACCAGCCAGCAAGACATGATCGATCACTACCGGGCGGTCCATGACGCCACGTCGCTGGATATCTTCATCTACAACGAGTCGGCCCTCTCAGGTAATGAAAAAAGCTTCGACACCTTGCTTGCCATCGCCCAGTTACCGAGAGTCATCGGCATCAAGGATTCACCTTCCCAGCCGCGCGTCCAGAGTGAAATCGAGCGCCTGCGCAACGAGGGGCTGGATTACTTCATCGGTTGGGAAATGCTGTTGGCGAGAGAGCTGGAGTCCGACGGCAATGTCGTGTCGTTGGCCAATCTTGAGCCAGCGCTTTGCCGGCTGGCGATCAGTGCCCGACAAACCATGGTCGGTGGCCTGGTGGCGACGCTCAATGAGCAATTCGAACTGGCCGCGGACGATTGGTACGCTCATGTCAAAAAGGAACTCAAGGCACGCGGCGTCATCAGCACCGACCGAGTCTTCGCAGAGCAGGAGGTCATGGCATGA